One Polyangiaceae bacterium genomic window carries:
- a CDS encoding arsenate reductase ArsC: MSNDNKSILFLCVANSARSQMAEGLGRMIFGDRVPVLSAGSEPSQVNPYAIEVMRELGVDLTTHHSKSVQTIEPEIVGTVITLCAEEVCPVFLGKARRLHWPIPDPASKDASILREEMLARFRTARDTIRGMLERFAREGLPAS; the protein is encoded by the coding sequence ATGAGTAACGATAACAAGAGCATCCTGTTCCTTTGCGTCGCAAACTCCGCGCGCAGCCAAATGGCCGAAGGACTCGGCCGCATGATCTTCGGCGACCGCGTGCCCGTGCTCAGCGCCGGAAGCGAGCCATCCCAGGTCAACCCGTACGCCATCGAAGTCATGCGCGAGCTGGGCGTGGACCTGACGACCCACCACTCGAAGTCCGTGCAGACCATCGAGCCGGAAATCGTGGGCACGGTGATCACGCTCTGCGCCGAGGAAGTTTGCCCGGTGTTCCTGGGCAAAGCGCGTCGACTGCATTGGCCGATCCCGGACCCGGCAAGCAAAGATGCGTCGATCCTCCGCGAGGAGATGCTCGCGCGCTTTCGCACGGCGCGTGACACGATCCGCGGTATGCTCGAGCGCTTTGCGCGCGAAGGATTGCCCGCTTCATGA
- the arsA gene encoding arsenical pump-driving ATPase, with translation MDFIERAPRNLFFTGKGGVGKTSVACATAVALAERGRRVLLVSTDPASNLDEVLETKLGSLPVPIAGVSGLFALNIDPEAAAHAYRERMVGPYRGVLPDAAVRSIEEQLSGACTVEIAAFDEFSKLLGDASATRDFDHVVFDTAPTGHTLRLLELPAAWTGFLETNVGGTSCLGPLAGLKAQQALYDASRAALVDSSRTALVLVSRAEQSALREAERTRRELSALGITRLELFINGIFRAQSECDAVAMAMQRRGEDALAAMPQGLRDLSRTELPLLPFGLVGMTALRMLFGPRNADTALAIDASIAMAAVVLPPLAELIPKLEEGGRGVIMTMGKGGVGKTSVAVSIAVELARRGHKVHLTTTDPAAHVAEAIGQAVDGVRVSRIDPVAETRAYADEVMRAAGANLDAAGRALLEEDLRSPCTEEIAVFRAFARVVDGGEHGFVVIDTAPTGHTLLLLDAAESYHREVLRTSGSAPEEVRRLLPRLRDPSFTKILLVTLPEATPVHEAAALQRDLLRAEIRPFAWVVNQSLVPLSVTDLVLARRRVNEVRFHAEVRELASRVALVPWSNPKALVRLDLVATSSTRGQLEVNAAAG, from the coding sequence GTGGACTTCATCGAACGCGCTCCGCGAAACCTTTTTTTTACGGGCAAGGGCGGCGTCGGCAAGACGAGCGTCGCCTGCGCGACCGCGGTCGCGCTCGCGGAGCGTGGTCGTCGCGTTCTGCTCGTCAGCACCGATCCTGCATCCAACCTCGACGAGGTCCTCGAAACGAAGCTCGGCAGTTTGCCCGTGCCCATTGCGGGTGTGTCGGGGCTATTTGCGTTGAACATCGACCCCGAGGCGGCAGCGCATGCCTACCGTGAGCGCATGGTGGGACCGTACCGCGGGGTGCTTCCCGATGCCGCCGTACGCAGCATCGAGGAGCAGCTCTCGGGCGCTTGCACGGTGGAAATCGCTGCATTCGACGAGTTTTCGAAACTGCTGGGCGACGCGTCTGCGACGCGGGACTTCGATCACGTCGTTTTCGACACGGCTCCCACGGGGCACACGTTGCGATTGCTCGAATTGCCAGCCGCATGGACCGGGTTTCTCGAGACGAACGTTGGCGGTACATCGTGCTTGGGGCCGCTCGCCGGTCTCAAAGCGCAGCAGGCTCTTTACGACGCTTCACGAGCTGCGCTCGTCGACAGCTCACGCACGGCGCTCGTGTTGGTCTCTCGCGCAGAGCAGTCGGCATTGCGTGAAGCCGAGCGTACGCGCCGCGAGCTGAGTGCGCTCGGCATCACGCGGCTGGAGCTTTTCATCAATGGCATTTTCCGCGCGCAGAGCGAATGCGACGCGGTCGCCATGGCCATGCAACGTCGGGGAGAAGATGCCCTTGCGGCAATGCCACAGGGACTGCGCGACCTATCGAGAACCGAGCTTCCACTGCTTCCATTCGGGCTCGTCGGGATGACGGCATTGCGGATGTTGTTCGGTCCGCGTAATGCCGACACAGCGCTCGCCATTGACGCCTCCATTGCAATGGCTGCCGTGGTGCTCCCGCCGCTTGCTGAGCTGATCCCAAAGCTCGAAGAAGGCGGTCGGGGCGTCATCATGACGATGGGCAAGGGCGGCGTCGGCAAGACGAGCGTCGCGGTGAGCATTGCGGTCGAGCTCGCGCGCCGTGGCCACAAGGTCCACCTCACGACGACCGACCCGGCGGCCCACGTTGCCGAGGCGATTGGGCAAGCGGTGGACGGTGTTCGCGTGAGCCGAATCGATCCCGTCGCCGAGACGCGCGCTTATGCGGACGAGGTCATGCGCGCAGCGGGGGCAAACCTGGACGCTGCAGGTCGTGCGCTCCTCGAAGAGGATTTGCGAAGCCCGTGCACGGAAGAGATTGCTGTTTTTCGTGCCTTCGCGCGCGTCGTCGACGGAGGCGAGCACGGCTTCGTCGTCATCGACACCGCGCCTACTGGGCACACGCTGCTCCTGCTCGATGCTGCCGAATCCTACCACCGCGAGGTGCTTCGCACGTCCGGCAGCGCGCCCGAGGAAGTTCGGCGCCTATTGCCGCGACTGCGTGATCCGTCGTTTACAAAAATTCTGCTCGTGACCTTGCCGGAGGCGACGCCTGTCCACGAAGCGGCTGCACTTCAGCGCGATTTGCTGCGCGCCGAGATCCGTCCGTTTGCGTGGGTCGTGAACCAGAGCCTCGTGCCTCTCAGCGTCACGGACCTAGTGCTCGCACGGCGCCGCGTGAACGAGGTGCGCTTTCACGCGGAAGTTCGTGAGCTTGCATCGCGCGTTGCCCTCGTGCCGTGGTCAAACCCCAAAGCGCTGGTGAGGCTCGACCTCGTAGCGACGTCCTCGACGAGGGGGCAGCTCGAAGTAAATGCCGCGGCCGGCTGA
- the arsD gene encoding arsenite efflux transporter metallochaperone ArsD, which translates to MSVTIRVFDPAMCCPTGVCGPSIDPELARFAADVDWLQKQGVTVERFNLSQQPAAFAETPAVKQALERGTEVLPLVLVGDRIAVEGSYPSRETLAALAGVVVKKLESAPAAKTGCCAPNPNAKAKTSCC; encoded by the coding sequence ATGTCCGTGACCATCCGCGTTTTCGACCCTGCCATGTGTTGCCCCACCGGCGTTTGTGGCCCGAGCATCGATCCCGAACTGGCCCGCTTCGCGGCCGACGTCGACTGGCTTCAAAAGCAGGGCGTGACGGTCGAACGCTTCAACCTGTCGCAGCAGCCGGCCGCATTCGCCGAAACGCCGGCGGTAAAACAAGCCCTCGAGCGTGGCACGGAGGTATTGCCGCTCGTGCTCGTCGGCGACCGTATTGCGGTCGAGGGATCGTACCCGTCGCGCGAAACGCTGGCTGCCTTGGCCGGGGTCGTCGTGAAGAAGCTCGAGTCGGCGCCTGCGGCAAAAACAGGTTGTTGTGCTCCAAACCCGAATGCCAAGGCGAAGACGAGCTGCTGCTGA
- a CDS encoding winged helix-turn-helix transcriptional regulator — protein sequence MKPTPQAADPCCPPANEQVDLRPIEGDEADEELASLSKALGHPARVKILRILVRKNACICGDIVDELPLAQSTVSQHLKVLKDAGLIRGDVDGPRVCYCIEPRALRRLKALVGGI from the coding sequence ATGAAGCCCACCCCGCAAGCAGCCGACCCGTGTTGCCCGCCTGCCAACGAGCAGGTGGATCTGCGGCCGATCGAAGGAGACGAGGCCGACGAGGAGCTTGCGAGCCTGTCGAAAGCCCTTGGACACCCGGCACGGGTGAAGATTTTGCGCATCCTCGTGCGCAAAAACGCGTGCATTTGCGGCGACATCGTCGACGAACTGCCGCTCGCTCAGTCGACCGTTTCGCAGCACTTGAAGGTGCTCAAGGATGCCGGGCTCATCCGGGGCGACGTCGACGGCCCCCGCGTTTGTTACTGCATCGAACCTCGCGCGCTGCGGCGCTTGAAGGCGCTCGTGGGCGGCATCTGA